One Polyangiaceae bacterium genomic window carries:
- a CDS encoding choice-of-anchor L domain-containing protein: MGPRVVFSLGLAGALALGCEASSSNNNLQDQTGGSGGTAGAAGMGGMGGDGGAVGGAGGDAGTSGSAGMGGGGPPPECTTSVDCAASPKGPVCNPTTNTCVACLPGGADDVCPQGQYCTNFNTCEVGCTDAIDCPAPLICNPQENKCVGCVIDTDCPQGSVCGGGTCYPGCSGVQPCMPGMSCCGGNCYDLATDVNNCGSCNNPCPTLPNATPACVDGLCTMGTCATAFADCDKNVMNGCEWNVLQDGACKCVPGTTQACYQGAPGTEAVGPCKAGVQTCNETGTGWGTCVGQVLPKAEVCSNNIDEDCNGTVDDAADYDGDGWTMCGGDCCDSVLQGCTSPKLINPGAFEVVGNGIDDDCDPTTLDTMPPAACSTAAKFTGVTAADVHKAMELCETTTANPPQAQKKWGVISADFVLASGFPPNATELANMQNKQAAIMVDYGTGGIVPKKNLTMAGLSSGYMRDKNDPGWPGSYSTSNGSYADPPSAYLNAHGGNLPSSASCNGACPAGDGANDSINVKLSIRVPTNAQSFSYQFKFISSEYWIYSCSSFNDFYLALLQSSAMGIPADKNISFDSLNNPVSVNNGFFDVCTPKGCYTCPGGYTELTGTGMEDGNSGGGTKWLTTEAPVVPGETMQIEFMIFDVSDTALDSVTLLDNFQWGLASASVNTHE; the protein is encoded by the coding sequence ATGGGTCCGCGCGTCGTTTTTAGCTTGGGTCTCGCTGGTGCGCTTGCTTTGGGCTGTGAAGCGTCTTCGTCCAACAACAACCTGCAGGACCAGACGGGGGGCAGCGGAGGAACCGCAGGCGCCGCAGGCATGGGTGGTATGGGGGGCGATGGCGGCGCCGTCGGTGGCGCAGGTGGTGACGCCGGTACGTCCGGCAGTGCCGGGATGGGAGGGGGAGGTCCGCCGCCCGAGTGCACGACATCGGTCGATTGCGCAGCATCGCCCAAAGGGCCCGTTTGCAATCCGACGACCAATACGTGCGTCGCGTGTCTTCCTGGCGGAGCCGACGACGTATGCCCGCAAGGGCAATATTGCACGAACTTCAATACATGCGAGGTGGGGTGTACGGATGCGATCGACTGCCCAGCGCCATTGATTTGCAATCCGCAAGAAAACAAGTGCGTCGGATGCGTCATCGACACCGATTGCCCGCAAGGTTCCGTTTGCGGTGGCGGTACATGTTATCCGGGTTGTTCGGGCGTGCAGCCGTGCATGCCTGGAATGTCCTGCTGCGGCGGCAATTGCTACGATCTGGCGACCGACGTCAACAATTGCGGATCGTGCAACAATCCATGCCCGACCTTGCCGAACGCGACGCCGGCTTGCGTGGATGGTTTGTGCACCATGGGGACGTGCGCGACGGCATTTGCCGATTGCGACAAGAACGTCATGAATGGTTGCGAATGGAACGTCCTTCAGGATGGGGCGTGCAAGTGCGTGCCAGGGACGACGCAAGCATGTTATCAAGGGGCTCCGGGCACCGAGGCGGTGGGACCCTGCAAAGCTGGCGTGCAGACGTGTAATGAAACGGGCACGGGCTGGGGAACTTGCGTGGGCCAAGTGCTTCCCAAGGCCGAGGTTTGCAGCAACAACATCGACGAAGATTGCAATGGCACGGTCGATGACGCCGCCGATTACGACGGCGATGGCTGGACCATGTGCGGTGGCGACTGTTGCGATTCGGTCTTGCAGGGTTGCACGAGTCCGAAGCTCATCAATCCGGGCGCGTTCGAAGTCGTGGGCAATGGCATCGACGACGATTGCGATCCGACGACGCTCGATACCATGCCCCCGGCGGCATGCAGCACGGCTGCCAAGTTCACCGGCGTGACGGCTGCCGATGTCCACAAAGCCATGGAGCTTTGCGAAACGACGACGGCCAATCCTCCGCAAGCTCAAAAGAAGTGGGGCGTCATTTCCGCTGATTTCGTCCTCGCCAGTGGATTCCCGCCAAACGCGACGGAGCTCGCCAACATGCAGAACAAACAGGCGGCCATCATGGTCGATTACGGCACCGGCGGCATCGTGCCCAAGAAAAACCTCACGATGGCCGGCTTGTCATCGGGCTACATGCGCGATAAGAACGACCCCGGCTGGCCAGGTTCGTACAGCACGAGCAATGGTTCCTATGCCGATCCGCCCTCGGCGTACCTCAACGCGCACGGCGGCAACTTGCCATCGTCCGCCAGTTGCAACGGAGCTTGCCCGGCAGGCGACGGAGCCAACGACTCCATCAACGTGAAGCTATCGATTCGCGTGCCGACGAATGCGCAATCGTTCTCGTACCAGTTCAAGTTCATCTCGTCGGAATACTGGATCTACTCGTGCTCCTCCTTCAACGACTTCTACCTCGCACTGCTCCAGTCCAGTGCCATGGGCATCCCGGCCGACAAGAACATTTCGTTCGACAGCCTGAACAACCCCGTGTCGGTCAACAATGGTTTCTTCGACGTATGTACGCCGAAAGGCTGCTACACGTGCCCCGGCGGCTATACCGAGCTGACAGGGACGGGCATGGAAGATGGGAATTCGGGTGGCGGTACGAAATGGCTCACCACCGAAGCCCCGGTCGTTCCTGGCGAAACGATGCAAATCGAATTTATGATTTTCGACGTCTCCGACACGGCGCTCGATTCGGTCACTCTGCTCGACAACTTCCAGTGGGGCCTTGCCTCGGCGAGCGTCAACACCCACGAATAG
- a CDS encoding ATP-binding protein — MPRWFNTAGPNNPRNNYTLPVLRRLPRVRELVEQELYFVVHAPRQVGKTTALRTFALELTEEGKYTALLVSMETGAGLLDDTGAAELAMLQAWRQAAEIDLPADLQPPPWPDAPEGSRIGAALAAWARASSRPLVVFLDEIDALEGPLLVSVLRQLRDGYRLRPRGFPISLAVIGMRNVRDYKLASGGTDRAHSASPFNIAAEALTLRNFALGEVGELYAQHTAETGQVFLPEAVDRAFHWSQGQPWLVNAMARQLVSVVVPDRAMPITKAHVDQAKDILIERQDTHLDSLAERLREPRIKAVIEPILTGGRISDVPPDDQQFVSDLGLIRISSGGRVEIANPIYEEIFIKVLSWAIRASIPELRPTWQKPDGRIDFDKLIEAFLLFWRQHGWPLLGSTSYHELAPHLVLMSFLHRVVNGGGSIERDVAIGRGRMDLLVRRGLDVFAIEIKVWRADGDPDPLPEGLEQIEEYLSGLDMRSGWLVIFDRRPSAPPLSQRLGASKGATARGREITVVRA; from the coding sequence ATGCCGCGTTGGTTCAACACTGCCGGGCCGAACAATCCTCGCAACAACTACACGCTTCCCGTACTTCGGCGCTTGCCTCGGGTGCGCGAGCTTGTCGAGCAGGAGCTCTACTTCGTCGTGCATGCGCCTCGTCAGGTCGGCAAGACGACGGCGCTGCGGACGTTCGCCCTCGAGCTCACGGAGGAAGGCAAATACACGGCGCTGCTCGTATCGATGGAGACGGGCGCCGGGTTGCTCGATGACACGGGGGCTGCGGAGCTGGCGATGCTGCAGGCATGGCGGCAGGCAGCCGAGATTGATTTGCCAGCGGATCTTCAGCCGCCGCCGTGGCCGGATGCGCCAGAGGGATCGCGCATTGGTGCGGCGCTGGCTGCTTGGGCAAGAGCTTCATCCAGGCCGCTCGTCGTGTTTTTGGACGAAATCGATGCGCTCGAAGGCCCGCTGCTCGTTTCGGTGCTTCGACAACTTCGAGATGGTTATCGTTTGCGCCCTCGTGGTTTTCCCATATCGCTAGCGGTCATCGGCATGCGCAACGTGCGCGACTACAAATTGGCGTCGGGCGGTACCGATCGAGCGCATTCCGCAAGTCCTTTCAACATTGCGGCGGAAGCTCTCACACTGCGCAACTTCGCCCTCGGTGAAGTCGGCGAGCTTTATGCGCAGCACACGGCCGAAACGGGGCAGGTGTTTCTACCGGAAGCCGTGGACCGAGCGTTTCATTGGTCCCAAGGCCAACCGTGGCTCGTCAATGCAATGGCTCGGCAGCTCGTATCCGTCGTCGTGCCGGATCGCGCGATGCCCATCACGAAAGCGCACGTCGATCAGGCGAAAGACATTCTCATCGAACGACAAGACACGCATCTCGACAGTTTGGCCGAGCGTTTGCGGGAACCGCGGATAAAGGCGGTCATCGAGCCCATTTTGACCGGAGGGCGCATCAGCGACGTGCCACCGGATGATCAGCAATTCGTCTCTGATTTGGGGCTCATCCGGATATCATCGGGGGGACGCGTCGAGATTGCCAATCCCATCTACGAAGAAATATTCATCAAAGTGCTTTCCTGGGCGATTCGTGCATCCATCCCCGAGCTTCGCCCTACGTGGCAAAAGCCCGACGGTCGTATCGACTTCGACAAATTGATTGAAGCGTTCCTTCTCTTTTGGCGCCAGCATGGTTGGCCCCTGCTCGGGTCGACGTCTTATCACGAGCTGGCCCCGCATTTGGTGTTGATGTCGTTTTTGCACCGAGTCGTCAATGGGGGAGGCTCCATCGAACGCGACGTGGCGATTGGTCGCGGTCGCATGGATTTGCTCGTTCGCCGAGGGCTGGACGTTTTTGCCATTGAAATCAAGGTATGGCGAGCCGATGGGGACCCCGATCCATTGCCCGAGGGCCTCGAACAAATCGAGGAATACCTTTCCGGGCTCGATATGCGCTCGGGCTGGCTCGTGATTTTCGATCGGCGTCCGAGCGCTCCGCCACTTTCGCAAAGACTCGGAGCATCCAAAGGAGCGACGGCGCGAGGGCGAGAAATCACGGTCGTGCGGGCGTGA
- a CDS encoding tetratricopeptide repeat protein: MLDLIRRSFPVRPAVIVTIAGIAIAFACSKADPKGAAPVGSAASSALLPHVQKHLPPSKSTRRTTSGDIALGNLDGQISSLERLVAKPSADPQRRRNLIELLMVRGEMAGRIADIERAAALAERFPQDVPDKPDAYITRAKARAALHRFDDAWADLDEAERRGAQPGQTRSKRATILAAQGRLEDALRLALEVRKERPNIDAIGIIAVLLGQLGRQTEAIAAFREAFEANDDSSPFPVAWLFFNQGQFWEREGNKDLAIAFYRASLERLPAYAHAAAHLARLEKPDVAEAILKPLLGTSDDPDLHFVLAVKLKARGDDAGAKAHVSSAMARYDELVARHPAAFADHAAQFWLDAGGDSKKAFELAKRNVLVRKTPEAYELAVTAALASHDRKAACEIGTEGLELSRVSSMFRAIVKGACERR, encoded by the coding sequence ATGCTCGACCTCATCCGACGAAGCTTTCCAGTGCGGCCAGCGGTAATCGTGACGATTGCGGGAATTGCGATTGCATTCGCATGCAGCAAGGCCGATCCGAAGGGCGCAGCGCCCGTCGGATCGGCCGCATCTTCGGCGCTTCTGCCCCACGTGCAAAAGCACCTTCCGCCGTCGAAATCCACCCGTCGCACGACGTCGGGCGATATTGCGCTGGGCAATCTCGACGGGCAGATCAGCAGCCTGGAGCGATTGGTGGCCAAGCCATCAGCAGACCCTCAGCGGCGGCGCAATTTGATTGAATTGCTGATGGTTCGGGGCGAGATGGCGGGGCGAATTGCGGATATCGAGCGCGCGGCGGCGCTGGCCGAACGTTTTCCGCAGGATGTGCCGGACAAACCCGACGCGTACATCACGCGTGCAAAGGCGCGAGCGGCGCTGCATCGTTTCGACGATGCGTGGGCGGACCTCGACGAAGCCGAGCGTCGTGGTGCGCAGCCTGGGCAAACGCGGAGCAAACGGGCGACGATCCTCGCGGCGCAGGGGCGTCTGGAAGACGCGCTCAGGCTTGCGCTCGAGGTGCGAAAGGAGCGGCCGAACATCGACGCGATTGGCATCATTGCGGTGTTGCTCGGACAATTGGGGCGACAAACCGAGGCGATTGCGGCATTTCGTGAAGCGTTCGAGGCGAATGACGACAGCTCTCCGTTCCCCGTTGCTTGGCTCTTTTTCAATCAGGGTCAATTCTGGGAGCGAGAAGGCAACAAGGATTTGGCGATTGCGTTTTACCGGGCGTCGCTCGAGCGGCTGCCCGCTTATGCACACGCGGCCGCGCATTTGGCGCGGCTCGAAAAGCCCGATGTTGCCGAGGCAATACTAAAACCTCTTTTGGGGACGTCCGACGATCCTGATTTGCATTTCGTTCTCGCCGTGAAGCTGAAGGCGCGCGGTGACGATGCTGGCGCGAAGGCGCATGTTTCATCGGCAATGGCGCGTTACGACGAGCTCGTCGCGCGGCATCCGGCGGCGTTTGCGGATCATGCGGCGCAGTTTTGGCTCGACGCGGGCGGCGATTCCAAGAAGGCGTTCGAATTGGCGAAGCGTAATGTACTCGTGCGAAAAACCCCGGAGGCGTACGAGCTTGCGGTCACTGCGGCGCTTGCGAGTCATGATCGAAAGGCGGCGTGCGAGATTGGGACGGAGGGGCTCGAGCTTTCGCGTGTATCGTCCATGTTCCGAGCGATTGTCAAAGGCGCGTGCGAGCGGCGTTGA
- a CDS encoding DUF4331 family protein, producing the protein MKIRTISLALVALLGLVVIGCEEETPTTTTSSGASSSTAAGGGGGAGGNGGGGAGGGGMTMPALGKQVDRMGRPAINTATNETFNPNDAQANTNKDAYNAAMPDKWADYVGEIQANLGILDSLDTVCGNQLLADMNKNDPTRYSQLATVLADDRLYVNMVGPMCTTYLGVEANAVGVMNNDCGGRTLGYDVIDVSYTVLATGALDASVGDDVPISEAAKGTTFPYLANPQ; encoded by the coding sequence ATGAAAATCCGAACAATTTCGCTGGCACTCGTCGCACTTCTCGGTCTGGTCGTCATTGGCTGCGAAGAAGAAACGCCAACCACGACGACCAGCTCGGGTGCCTCCAGCTCGACTGCCGCGGGCGGCGGTGGCGGCGCTGGTGGCAATGGCGGTGGCGGCGCTGGTGGCGGCGGCATGACGATGCCGGCGCTTGGCAAGCAGGTTGATCGAATGGGTCGTCCGGCGATCAACACCGCGACGAACGAGACGTTCAACCCCAACGACGCGCAAGCGAACACCAACAAGGATGCATACAACGCCGCCATGCCCGACAAGTGGGCGGACTACGTGGGCGAAATCCAGGCGAACTTGGGGATCCTCGACAGTCTCGACACCGTGTGCGGCAATCAGCTCCTTGCCGACATGAACAAGAACGACCCGACGCGCTACAGCCAACTTGCGACGGTGCTCGCGGACGATCGGCTCTACGTCAACATGGTCGGCCCGATGTGCACGACCTACCTTGGTGTCGAGGCGAATGCCGTGGGCGTCATGAACAATGATTGCGGTGGTCGTACGTTGGGTTATGACGTCATCGACGTCAGCTACACGGTCCTCGCGACGGGAGCGCTCGATGCGAGCGTCGGTGACGACGTTCCCATCAGTGAAGCGGCCAAGGGCACGACGTTCCCGTATTTGGCCAATCCGCAGTGA
- a CDS encoding DUF4331 family protein — protein MRKIRYLQGACALAITAGAAWAIAADHLDGPTVKMDAAADITDIYAWAASDKLNLVLNVSPLATTSSKFSDAVQYALHLETSDAYGVPGKKKDIVCEFDADQKISCWLGEPGGAVEDFVKGDASPTAGITSDTLKMKVFAGLRADPFYFNLAGFNDAVATVKAAAPGLQFDATGCPTLDAATSTILIGMLQGTNMGAGAAENFFEKVNVLSIVIELDKSYVTGGGNIVAVWASTHQK, from the coding sequence ATGCGCAAGATCAGGTATCTTCAGGGGGCCTGTGCCCTCGCAATCACCGCCGGGGCCGCGTGGGCCATCGCGGCAGATCACCTCGACGGCCCCACCGTCAAGATGGATGCAGCGGCCGATATCACCGATATTTACGCTTGGGCCGCGAGTGACAAACTGAACCTTGTCTTGAACGTCTCGCCGCTCGCGACGACGTCGTCGAAGTTCTCGGATGCCGTTCAGTACGCGCTTCACTTGGAGACGAGTGATGCGTATGGCGTGCCCGGCAAAAAGAAGGACATCGTCTGCGAATTCGACGCGGATCAGAAGATCTCCTGCTGGCTTGGCGAGCCTGGGGGGGCGGTCGAAGACTTTGTCAAGGGCGATGCAAGCCCGACGGCGGGAATCACGAGCGACACGCTCAAGATGAAAGTGTTTGCCGGCCTTCGGGCGGATCCCTTCTACTTCAACTTGGCGGGCTTCAACGACGCTGTCGCCACCGTGAAGGCGGCGGCCCCCGGACTCCAATTCGACGCTACCGGTTGCCCCACACTCGATGCCGCTACGTCGACCATCCTCATTGGCATGCTTCAAGGCACCAACATGGGCGCAGGCGCGGCTGAAAACTTCTTCGAGAAGGTCAACGTACTTTCGATCGTCATCGAGCTCGATAAGTCGTACGTGACCGGTGGCGGCAATATCGTTGCGGTGTGGGCCAGCACCCACCAAAAGTGA